The Culex quinquefasciatus strain JHB chromosome 2, VPISU_Cqui_1.0_pri_paternal, whole genome shotgun sequence genome contains the following window.
TGACGAGGCGTTTGTGCAAGCGATAAAAGATGAAAAGGCGAGAATTTTGCAGCAACGTGGTCCGTGGATCATGGAGGACATCTCGGATCATATTCGGGCGTGGTTCCGGGATTTCTACGATCACGCACACGCCTTCGATCGGTATCCGGAGATTTGGGAGGGTGGCACGTTGCTGGTAATCCGTGGTGAAACCATGACACCAGACGAGTATTTGAAGGAGCAGGAGCGAAAGGCGCTGGAGAAGAAGAAAAGCGCCGAGCAGAAGAAGAAGGAAGCGGAGGCGCGGAAGAAGTTGAAGGAGAAGGAAAAGGAGAAGCGGCTGGCGGAGAAGGAAAAGATTAAGGAAATGAAGCGCGAGGAAAAGGCTCGGGAAAAGGCGGAGGGCAAGACGTACGACTACAAGAAGCCGGAGTTTGCGACGAATGCGTATCGTGAGTATGGTTGGTCACAATATGTAACAAGAAATTGATTCGGGTCTCGTTTCAGTAACGATGCAAGAAGCTCTGGCAAGCTACGAGAAAGACTGGTACTTTGTTGACGAGTTGGAAAACAAGGAAGAGCTGCCCATCATGGAGTGGATTACGTTGGACAAGTTCGCTGAAGTTCACCAGGAACTGCGACCCATAGTTGATGAGGTGCTTCGCGCTGAACGTGAACTGCTTCAGAAGGCACTATGCAAGGACAACAAAAAGAAGTACAAGCCGGCAAAGCCCAAGAAAGAAAAGAAGAAGCGTGGCAAAGGAAAGAAGggcaaaaagaagaaaaaggaaGCTCCGGATCTAACAGCAGATCGAACGACCGATTCCCTCTACGAAGAGCTTGTCGAAAAGAACGTGATTCACACGTACAAGAAGCGTAGCATCGACGACTACATCGGAGACTACAATTACGCGGCGTACGAGAGGAGAAACTTTTTAGATCATGATCCACCGGCGGCGCTGGGTGAAGTTCGGGATATCATTCGCTCCTGGCTCTTTGGAATGGGACCGCTGGCAATTCCAAAGCCGAAATCGTTTTGCCTAATGGGACCTCGCGGTTACGGCAAGACCATGCTGGTGGAAGCCGTCTGTAGCGAAACCGACTCTGTTTTGTTCGACTTAAGTCCCACGATCGTAGCACCGATTCCTCCAGCAGAAATGACCATGTTCCTGCACGTGATCCTCAAGATGGCACGAATCCTGCAACCGACAGTCATCTCCATCGACGAAGCCCACAAAGTGTTCTACAAGAAGGTTCCACCGGACGAGAAGCACCTGGATCCGACGAAGCTGAGCAAGCACCTCCTGAAACATCTgatcaagaaaatcaaaaaggAGGAGAAGATACTACTCGTGGGTACGTCCAGCGCACCGTGGCTCGCAAAGATGGGCAAGTTCAAGAAGAGCTTCGAAAAGTTTCTGATTCTTCCAAAGACAGACTACGGCTCGACGCAGCTGCTGTGGAGGCACGCGCTGAACCAGAAGGTTGGGATTGGTAAGGATTTCCCGTTGTCGCCGTTGGCGATGGTCACCAAGGGGTACTCGCCGCAGCAGATCCTGGACTGCGTGAAGCACACGTTGACGATTAGGAGGAGGATGAGGTGAGGAATGGGGGGGTTGGTTTTGAGGTTGGATTTTCAAATGGGGGTTTGATTTCAGACTTGCACGAGAGCCGTTGACTGCAGAAGAGCTGGTGGaacattttctgcaaaaagtaCCCGCCGAGTACCCGATTACGGACAAGGTAAGAACGGTTGATTCGTCAGAGGAGTACGTGCGATGCAATCGCGCTGTGGTTCCCCTAGCAATTGGCGCACCTCACTCTCAACTTGTGATGCTAAGCTTTGTCAGCTTTCCAATCGTACAACTAACCTTGCTCCACTTGCTCAACTTCTTGTATGTCGGACATGACTATCATGACATGACAGGTCGCCAACATGACCGTGCCCAACTTGATGAGTTCCACTCCGATACCTTCCTTCCCAACTGCTTTGTTGtttttcagcttcttgatggcatcttTATCTTCCCTCCACCTTTCGATCATCTCAAGCTCGTCAGTCAACATTCTCTCGTCCGTTTTCCGTCACATTTCACCTTACGACAGGAAGCTACTCCGGGACTTACTgggtttcttgtagaacttacgcgttcCGTTGGAGCAATACAGCAGTTCCATGTCCTGGCATTCCAACTCGTCCAGGTGACGCTATTTATCATGAAAGACATGGGTTTGCTGttttcgcaactgtttgtacttATCCTTGTTCTCACGGATATTACGAAGCAGCCATTTGTCGTACAATGCTTTCTTCTCACGGGTGATCTCCAGCTGTACTTACCGTGGAGGCTGTGCTGGAAGAAGATACTACGTATGGTCATGTTTCGGGTGGTAGCGAAATCGTTAAGTCATAGAAGAGAGTTCTCGTACGTCTACTACTGGGGCTGAACCTTCGAAAACGTCTAGTAATCCGATCataatatttaacttttttgacagCAGCCCAGCCCACGGCAAAACGGGCAAAACCACACCGCGATcacaatatttacatttttgacagtaGTAGCCGTATGGTTTTGCCGTGGGATGCTGTCAGGAAACTTGACGAATAACCGATCTAAACTCATTCTCCCCTTAACCAAGTTGAGCGTTGAAGTCTCCGCTGACGATTTTTAAGTCATGTTTTCTTCCTTCCAGGACTACGACAAATTCCTCAAGTTCTACCGCAAGGCGGACAAGCTGGCCAAGCAGCGCGCCAAGATGATGAAAGCCCGCCAGGAAGCGCTGGCCAAGCTGAAAGCGAAACAGGCCAAGAAGAAGTGATCTCGGGGTGTGATAACTTGAACAGCAAAACGACGTATCGCAAGAAGTTTTGAAAGAACAACGATCAactaataattttattgtacattTGTTTCATCAATGTATGGCCCCTCGTCGTCGGATGGCTTGTTGTAATAAATTGTCAATAGTAAAAAAagagattaaaaataaaatcaaacttattGTCATGATTCGTGAGTGGTCATCGTCGGATGTAAAAACCTGCTAAACCCTTAACAAACAAGAGATTATTAACACAGAGATAATAGAAAAATGTACACAGATTCGAGAAAAGGGGGAAGAGACGTTCACATGTAAATGAGGAAGTCCTTACGCCCGGTGACGCTCTCCGCCAGCCGCTTGCCCGCTTCCGTCGGTGCGCTGAAGGCCACCTCGTCGTAGCTCATGTGATAGCCAAAGACAAAGTGGGATCGCGTGACGGAGAGGAGGGTTCGAGCGATTCCGTTGCCTCGATATATGGGAGAAACCCATATCCGGGAGATTCCGCATCtacaaatttgaattatttttagttttgcaaaCTAATCGGTATGTTGAATCTCCTACCTCGCCGGATAAGTCTCCATTGTGCAGCAATCGATCGATCCCTGAAGACCCTCGATCGTGAGCAACCGGTTGGCCTGTTGCAACGGCTGCGCCACGCAAACGCCCAAAATGACCGATCGCGCCACCGCCAAATACACGATCGACCCCGCCGTCAGCTGGCACGGTTCCACGTAGCCCAGCTCGCGATCCACGACGGCCAGCACCTCCTGCACCTTCTGCAGCTGGTGCCGCCCGTCGGTCAACGTAACGGCCAACACCCGACCGCTGACGTCCCACTCGGGAACCTGCGCCACCGAGATTTCATTGCTCCAACCCCCAAACTTAAGCACATGCAACGAGTTGTGATAGTTCTCGTGAATCAACTCCTCCTCCGGTTCGTGCACCGTGTACATGAGGCCACACTCGGCGCACTGCTGCGCACCGTACTCCTTCTGGCCGGCATCGATCTGGTACTGGTCGGAACCAATCGGACGCCACGTTCGCAGTCGACGCTGTCGCTTCCGGTCAAACAACCCGCCGTATATCTGCTGTTTCGAAGCTTCCGCTTGCGCTACCGTGCGCTGATGATCCTTGTGAAAGATCGGGAACAATTTGTCTGGAACAGAAACAGAAACCTGCGCCATCGGCGCCGGATGATAACCGTCGTTGGACTCCGACGCGGAAGAAGTCATCAGCGGCGACAGTCGGTCAACGAAGATGACGTTCGACTGCACCGGAATCGGTTCGTCGTTGCTGATTTCCGAGTGCAGCAACCCGTCGAAGGTGAGCGTCACCGGTTCCGGTTCGACCGGTGGCAGCAACTCAGACTGTGGAGGATTGCATTCGATGGGGCTGGACCGTTGCTGGTGATCGGTTAGCTTGCTAATGAGGTCGTCCACCTCGAGCTGTTCGCACTCGAAATGGCTGATGAGGTCGTCCACTTCGTGCTGCTCCGACTCGAAGTcgatttctggggaatggtaaaACAGAATTGCTGTCAAATCggtcgtggtgattattgcattcgatcgtaataaatattacgatcgtaatttctcgactcacgatcgaaATTTCTCTGTAGTaaaattacgacttaccatcgagaaattacgatcgttaTTTAACTGTTGAGAAATCTCGATCatggatcgagaaattacgatcgtaatttgttataccattttttgaatattttttttatttaaacaaaatatattttaaaaaatactatcttaccataattttttttaatgtgaaaaataacaaaatttaaaaatctaaattaatttcttttcattattaaacaatttaaaaaacaaaaaaatctaaaatttcacaaaattctaaaattttataaatttctaaaaaaattatgaattttaaaaatttcatcaattcaataaatttcataaattttataaatttcataaatttaataaatttaataaattttataaaatttcaaaaattcataaattttatataaaatataaaatttcataaatttcataaatttcataaattttattaaattcataaatttcattaatttcattaatttcattaattttattaatttcattaatttcattaatttcattaatttcattaatttcattaatttcattaatttcattaatttcattaatttcattaatttcattaatttcattaatttcattaatttcattaatttcattaatttcattaatttcattaatttcattaatttcattaatttcattaatttcattaatttcattaatttcataaatttcataaatttcataaatttaataaatattataaattttattaaatcaattaatttcattaataaaatttatgaaatttgtgttatttatgtattttatgaaatttataatatttattaaatttatgaaattcatcattaatttcattaaattcataaatttcataaatttcataaatttcataaatttcataaatttcataaatttcataaatttcataaatttcatgaatttcaaaaatttcataaatttcttaaatttcattaatttaaataatttaattaatttaattaatttcattaatttcattaatttcattaatttaattattttcattaatttaattaatttcattatttcattaattttataaatttcaaaaatttcataaatgacaaaaaaaaacaaaaatttcattaatttcataaattttataaatttcaaaaatttcaaaaaaaaataaaataagtataattttttttggttttttaatttttttaaaaagttttaaataatgaaaattttgaaaatttttaaaacatttaaaattttgaaaatttttgaaacgtttgaaatttttaagatttttaaaaattttacaaatatttataatttttgaaatttaaaaaaaacatcaaaagattacaaatttattttttgagtaattgaatttagggaccatccataaaccacgtggacactttttggaaatctcaacctacctttattttttgttttatgtttcttCTGCTATTGTTTCATAAACGCCATCTTAAACGTCGTTATCGAGCCTGATAATCATGCCCTAAATATAACAGATCTTCTTTCGTccttgatacttttttttaaagtttttttttttaattttgttattttataatttaaaaaaatatttttttgacgaTAGGATGTAATAATCACCACGGGTGCCTTCCGAGCAGTGATGCTATGGCGACCATATTGGAATGGATTGCCGGTATGCCAAACAGGAACGTTTTAAGAATACACAGAGATCAAGTCAATTATTGTCCTACTCACCCTCCTCAAACATTGACTTGAACTTCCGCTTCTTTTGCTCCTTCCCGCCGCTCCTGTTCAGCGAAATCTTCCCGCCCTTCCCCACCGTCGCCGACACCTTATCCGTGACCTTGTACTCGCGCTTGATCCGCCGATTCGAACTCGACTTGAAAAACTTCCTCCCCCCTCCACCGCCGCCACCCCCTTCCGACTTGGCATCGTCATCTTCCTCTGGCTCCGGTTCCGCTTCCTGTTCGCTCTGATCCGACTCGCGGTCTCCGATCAGCTCGGTTAGGTTGGACATCGATCGCGACAGCGACAGCGGCCGAGCCTGTTCGATCGGATTCTTGGCGTTGCGCAGAATCTGCTGGATGCGGGCCAGCTGCTGCTGCGTTTGTCGGTCGTGCGGACTCGACGGAGTCGATTTGCTGCCCGGTTTGAGGTCGAGGGATTTGTTGAGGAGGGAAGAGGTTGTTGTTTCGAGGATTTGGCTGGTGGAGAGCTTTTTGACGGTGGTGTTTTTGGGTTTGGCCGCGGTTGGTTTCTTGATCTTGTGGAAGACGCCCCGGTTGAGACTGCCCAGCCGGATGGAATTGCCACGGTTTTTGGCGGAAGGACGCTTGCGAGGGGGACGACTTCTTGAGGGGGGAGGTGGTGGGACGGGTTTTGGGACCGGTTTGGAGCTGAGTTCAACAGCCGACGAGTAAAAGGACTTGGTTGAGATTGGTCGGATATCGCCGAAGGAGAGCGAAGTTCGTGCCTTGCGTTCGCTGCTGGCGCTCACTTCCGGCGGGGCGTTTTCGTCGGTTGGAGTTGAGGCCGAGTTGCCGCCGGGAAAACTGAGTTTGCGGAAGGAAAGTTTCGGTTCGCGCTTCTGACCGGTGCTGGTTAGCCCAGGTGTTTTTAGGACAAGGTTCTTCTTGTCGACCAGATTCAGGTCAGAACTCATCAGAATGGACAAGCTGTTTGAGTTGGTCTCATCCAACAAGGCACTTTCGGCCGGGGTTCGCATGCGAGGCGTTCCGCTGGGAAACGAATGGCGCGTGTCCTCATCCGTCAGGTGGCTGTTCTCCTTGTCGTAGGACGCGGGTAGGATTTCGTACCGCTCGGAGTGGCAGAATCGACGCTCGTAATCCGGAGAAAGCGAACGGTCACTCTCCGGGGAGGCGTTCCCAAGGATGTTCCGGAAGGTAGTGATGTTAATTGCTGAAAAGAGGACACAAAGTTAGCAAAATGTCTAAAAACGTGTCAAACCGGTTCTCACCCTTCATCGGTCCCCGGCACCGACCCTTCGGACTCTTGCTAAACTTGAGCGGACTCATCGGGCCCAAATCGGCGTCCTCGTCGTTCGTGCTTTCCCCCACAGCTCCACCCCCAAACAGTGACTTCTTTCTGCCGGACATTTTCGGTGTGGGGACATGCTTGGACCGCGTGATCCGACGACCTTCCGGGGTTTCCGGATCGCTTGCCACGCTAACCGCCGAAGTCGCGCCCGGTTCGAAGCTCACCTGCCTCCGCATCGCTGGACCACTCCAGATTTCTTTCGCAAGCAAAACACACCAATCAGATAAGCTTAAACACGAATTTATTCGATTAATTTTAGACAAATCAAAACGAGATCTTTTCGCGCAACTTTGGCGGAACCGAACGTAAACAAAAACCCGGCGGGAACTTTTGACAgatgtttgaatatttgaagcAGTGCGAGTGCTCGCCGCGTGGCGCGCTTCGATCGCCACACTTGTTTACAACCCGAGGGGCTGCTCAACCGCAAACTTTTGTAATCACTCTTTATCGTCTTATCATCAAGACAAATTTTATCATCTTTCCATCGCCCCAACCTGTTCCTCCACATATTCCAGCTTTTCCGCCGCCTGCTGGATTGCCTCGTACTGATAGTTCAGATGCTGGAAAATGATGTCCATTTTGCGCAAATTTTGAATGCTGTTGTCCACCGTGCTCTCGTGATAGGCGAAGTTTTTCGCTGCCTGCATCAGGATTTCGTTCGACTTGGAGCCCCGCACGATTTGGCGAGCCACCGACGAGGCATTGTTCACATTCACGGCAACCCGTTCCGCCAGACGGCGCTTGGAGTCGCTGAACAGGTTCTTCGCGCTGCTGCTGGAGGCGGAGGCcatttttttgctataaaaatcgTAAACTTGAATTTGGTTGCTTCGTACACTTTATCACAAACTtactttcaatttaaaatttattaaactgCTCCAAAATCCCTTTTAATgcaaacttagaaaatttatctTCAGCACTAAAAATTTTCGATCTAAACATCAACAAAAGAACGCCCACCTCCCTTCGATTACCACCCACTTGTCAAACTCAGTCGAGGGAAATTACTGTAACCTGCAGCATAAACGCCACGTTTGCGGACCCCTCGCCCGTTTGTTTTGGAAACAAATTTTGAGGTCGGGAGGAAATCAGCTGGTTTTGGCGGTGCGTGGCTGAGCTGATCGATCCAGCGGGAAGCATTTGTTTTTAGAAAAGTGTTGTGCAAcaaatttgttacaaaagttaagtGAAAGATGTTTCAAAGGTTGTCATGTTTGAGGCTTGTGAGGCCGGCGGTGCGGAATGCGTCCACGGAAGCAGTGGTAAGTATCCATATtatcttattaaaaaaaatttattgataaaaaaaaactaggcaaaaaatcatcattgTGAAATCGTAACAAACAAACATCAAagtcttaaattcaacaaaatctgcgccgaaaaaaaaatatgatatgaaatagattttttagggtttttcaaCGATAAATTAACGCTgataattttattactgataaataaaaaaatacttctaactttcaatttctaaaaaggaactcattcaaacaaaattcttgtcaaactttgaaaacttttacaaaaagcctttttttattttttgtagacGTAGCTAGAGAAACGGCATGTAGTTCCACCGGGCACCTATTGTTGGCATATCAGACGTTGAATTGCAGCTTCTAAAAAGCGCAATGAAACAATAGATAAAgtagaatttacttttttttcaaaagttcgtaTAAAcctttgtctttcatatgtttataggacctattcaaaaaaaactcaggaAATCCATTTCCAATTTTTCAGGAAATTGTCTCAGCTTTACAATAAAATAGTTTGgggtgcttttctttcaagaagtaTTGTTTAAATgcagaaaataaagaaaacaagACTAAATTATGTACCAAAAAGTGGCTATAAcataagaaaagatttttttttttaatgttcggtaattttttattgcaaattcaatttggtttttaaaaaatgtttttaaaactattttttcaaaaaaatttacatcctgcactatggctcaaaagatgacTTCTTTTTCCATCCCCTAgacatatattcaaaaatattttaaaaattcaaaacacttattttcaacttttagtgataaaaatataaataaaaaagataGTTTTTTACATGtacttaggggaaatatacctcgAACCCTTTCTCGGCACTTTTCAATTTTCGGCTTATTAGAACTTTGTCACTTTGATTGCTTTGATCataaattacagctttcatattTAAACTGATTTTAACTATAGTATATTTATATTTCAAAGTGTTAAATAGTTCAAATAAAAGTTAGCAAACAACTCTCTATTGTGGATgtatctgaaaatgttgtttgaatattGGCAAACTGCACACGCAGCAAAATTTGGCATTATCAAATCAATAATACAATTTATCGGAATCAATAAACACAATTtatcattttgataaatttgttttatcgtttaaataaaaaatattgtcggaacaataaaaaaaagttattgttttgataaaacaaattattgctTCAATTGACAGCATTGATGTTGATGTATTGCTTTTGTTTTGCTACATCTCCAGAAAACGAGTAAAATTTTAGGTATAAAAAGATTTTCCGCAAAGTAGCCAACAATTCGAAGGAACTCGacgttgtgaaaattttagtggaGATGTCGGTTGTTGTGGAACATTCTTCATCATGCAAAGAGGTTCCggcaaaaaacaacaattacATCCTGTGGAACCGGTACCGAAAGCGGAACATTGttctgtaattctgtaatttcggAATACATTCGTCCGGCTTCAGCTGAAGATTCATGCTGTCCCATGTTGCATGTTCGAGTGTAGACCTACGGAAAACCTTGCCGCGAGGAGAGGTGAGTGAAAAGTACACGAACCACCTACGACATAATTCCTCGAGCGGCCCaggggaccattcataaaccacgtggacactttagggggggggggggataaggcgattgtccacgatccgggtttcgcctcataagcgAAAAGTCATGGGTTTttctcagggtggcagccttaggtttaagttcagaggtagcagcaaccgtatgagtataaaacggttgcttcacgtgctcttcTAGCATGTGATCaatcttgggatattcctttgcgcctcttcccaaaatactttcctcgtgtcttcgcatgtaaataatgcccagccgatcggtattgcactgcagtccagtcgctttgtccagatcagagcaaagggaacaccgcaaaagtagcaccgcaaaaagacaattgtctttacaagaccccgcgc
Protein-coding sequences here:
- the LOC6048680 gene encoding dynein regulatory complex protein 11, giving the protein MLDRCYDQTLQVQKRQVVTVLAESANRRMMELQLKIKQMELSEFTYIDGALRELHLIPEDVQVVRPCYFPLERSEEFVALTSSRKLEPLTSSSSDELSASEESEEEPPPDPRRPVVRRDRAKEKRVAALNLILAHEKARYARIMLYNFKAHPKKFFAKPREDAILDFHYEFYHRPDQYMLIPVKRTVFTWDYRLKKKDVAEQAVEEVEEEEDNTEELIELMINNRAARRIQRYWRKYQERKRLIRERYKKSAFLGMIDEMERGPDLGARIDQAEAERRKRKLEFDEAFVQAIKDEKARILQQRGPWIMEDISDHIRAWFRDFYDHAHAFDRYPEIWEGGTLLVIRGETMTPDEYLKEQERKALEKKKSAEQKKKEAEARKKLKEKEKEKRLAEKEKIKEMKREEKAREKAEGKTYDYKKPEFATNAYLTMQEALASYEKDWYFVDELENKEELPIMEWITLDKFAEVHQELRPIVDEVLRAERELLQKALCKDNKKKYKPAKPKKEKKKRGKGKKGKKKKKEAPDLTADRTTDSLYEELVEKNVIHTYKKRSIDDYIGDYNYAAYERRNFLDHDPPAALGEVRDIIRSWLFGMGPLAIPKPKSFCLMGPRGYGKTMLVEAVCSETDSVLFDLSPTIVAPIPPAEMTMFLHVILKMARILQPTVISIDEAHKVFYKKVPPDEKHLDPTKLSKHLLKHLIKKIKKEEKILLVGTSSAPWLAKMGKFKKSFEKFLILPKTDYGSTQLLWRHALNQKVGIGKDFPLSPLAMVTKGYSPQQILDCVKHTLTIRRRMRLAREPLTAEELVEHFLQKVPAEYPITDKDYDKFLKFYRKADKLAKQRAKMMKARQEALAKLKAKQAKKK
- the LOC6048679 gene encoding N-acetyltransferase eco; translation: MRRQVSFEPGATSAVSVASDPETPEGRRITRSKHVPTPKMSGRKKSLFGGGAVGESTNDEDADLGPMSPLKFSKSPKGRCRGPMKAINITTFRNILGNASPESDRSLSPDYERRFCHSERYEILPASYDKENSHLTDEDTRHSFPSGTPRMRTPAESALLDETNSNSLSILMSSDLNLVDKKNLVLKTPGLTSTGQKREPKLSFRKLSFPGGNSASTPTDENAPPEVSASSERKARTSLSFGDIRPISTKSFYSSAVELSSKPVPKPVPPPPPSRSRPPRKRPSAKNRGNSIRLGSLNRGVFHKIKKPTAAKPKNTTVKKLSTSQILETTTSSLLNKSLDLKPGSKSTPSSPHDRQTQQQLARIQQILRNAKNPIEQARPLSLSRSMSNLTELIGDRESDQSEQEAEPEPEEDDDAKSEGGGGGGGGRKFFKSSSNRRIKREYKVTDKVSATVGKGGKISLNRSGGKEQKKRKFKSMFEEEIDFESEQHEVDDLISHFECEQLEVDDLISKLTDHQQRSSPIECNPPQSELLPPVEPEPVTLTFDGLLHSEISNDEPIPVQSNVIFVDRLSPLMTSSASESNDGYHPAPMAQVSVSVPDKLFPIFHKDHQRTVAQAEASKQQIYGGLFDRKRQRRLRTWRPIGSDQYQIDAGQKEYGAQQCAECGLMYTVHEPEEELIHENYHNSLHVLKFGGWSNEISVAQVPEWDVSGRVLAVTLTDGRHQLQKVQEVLAVVDRELGYVEPCQLTAGSIVYLAVARSVILGVCVAQPLQQANRLLTIEGLQGSIDCCTMETYPARCGISRIWVSPIYRGNGIARTLLSVTRSHFVFGYHMSYDEVAFSAPTEAGKRLAESVTGRKDFLIYM
- the LOC6048678 gene encoding BLOC-1-related complex subunit 7, which encodes MASASSSSAKNLFSDSKRRLAERVAVNVNNASSVARQIVRGSKSNEILMQAAKNFAYHESTVDNSIQNLRKMDIIFQHLNYQYEAIQQAAEKLEYVEEQVGAMER